From the genome of Deltaproteobacteria bacterium, one region includes:
- a CDS encoding SPFH domain-containing protein — protein sequence MTATFYLAVFIGLTIYALYGLSRCLFQVSEGEIAVISAFGKSKFSNVSSKQLKVYAPGLHLKLPWECVQKVSMKEQILELSGDESGITAMTADGTTLAINAIVRITLAKDSLYQFIIGLEHPIDHLKSWFTCLLQDQIANFDQKLRTSVPSQGTLASSDDIKLGSYAVIRRERRLLNQGIQEFCRHQIGDRYGVSFDGIDLTDILPPDELAEALNSVINAHSEAQSLLARTEGECEQQVIAAAKGLDIAKARAQAVEQEISTMVDVLAKLQKDGTLSAYLERRRAEVYADARTSYIKRPS from the coding sequence GTGACAGCGACTTTCTATTTAGCTGTATTTATTGGGCTAACAATTTACGCATTATACGGATTATCCAGATGCTTATTTCAAGTTTCTGAGGGAGAGATTGCTGTCATCTCAGCTTTTGGCAAAAGTAAATTTAGCAACGTATCTAGTAAGCAACTTAAAGTCTATGCCCCAGGTCTGCATCTAAAATTGCCGTGGGAATGTGTACAAAAAGTCTCGATGAAAGAGCAAATTTTAGAGCTCTCTGGAGATGAAAGCGGCATCACAGCCATGACAGCTGACGGCACGACACTTGCGATTAATGCTATTGTCCGGATCACGCTCGCCAAAGATTCCCTGTATCAATTTATCATTGGCCTGGAACATCCAATTGATCACCTCAAAAGTTGGTTTACTTGCTTGTTGCAGGACCAAATAGCAAACTTCGATCAAAAGTTGAGAACATCTGTTCCGTCTCAGGGCACTTTAGCAAGTTCTGATGACATAAAATTAGGCTCCTATGCCGTGATTCGTCGTGAGCGCCGTCTGCTTAATCAGGGCATCCAAGAATTTTGCCGTCATCAAATTGGTGACCGCTACGGTGTCAGCTTTGATGGTATAGACCTTACCGATATCCTGCCTCCCGACGAACTGGCCGAAGCTCTCAACAGCGTCATCAATGCCCACAGTGAGGCCCAAAGCCTTCTGGCTCGGACCGAGGGCGAATGCGAACAACAAGTGATCGCCGCGGCTAAAGGGCTAGACATTGCGAAAGCACGCGCTCAAGCGGTCGAGCAAGAGATTTCCACCATGGTTGATGTTCTGGCGAAACTCCAAAAAGACGGGACGTTGAGCGCTTACCTTGAGCGTCGTCGTGCCGAAGTTTATGCCGATGCCCGCACCTCCTACATCAAGAGGCCATCATGA